A window of Methanolobus sediminis contains these coding sequences:
- a CDS encoding 50S ribosomal protein L10, with translation MAEEHHTSHIPQWKKDEVEAIKELIKEYPIMGVIGIGGIPAKQLQKMRRDLKGKAVLKVARNTLIRRALEQSSEVKEMEEYVDVQTALVFTEQNPFKLFKTLEKSKSPSPIKAGTIAPRDIIVEKGPTSFPPGPILGDMQAAGIPAAIDGGKVVIRETKAVAKEGEAVSQKLAAMLTRLEIYPMEVGLDLRAAFENGMIFTPDVLAIDEDKFFSDIVLATQQAFNTSVFAAYPTEENIKTLIAKATTESRNLGVEAVVLEPGIVDLLLGKAQLEMLSVASAASANNEDAVDDELKEALGAAASAAAAAVVTETVEAEEKEEEQEEEASEEDGMAGLGALFG, from the coding sequence ATGGCTGAAGAACACCACACAAGCCACATCCCACAGTGGAAGAAGGATGAAGTTGAGGCAATTAAGGAACTCATCAAGGAATACCCAATAATGGGTGTCATTGGTATTGGTGGAATTCCAGCAAAGCAGCTTCAGAAAATGAGAAGGGATCTTAAAGGCAAGGCTGTTTTGAAAGTCGCAAGGAACACCCTTATCAGAAGAGCACTTGAGCAGTCCAGTGAAGTAAAGGAAATGGAAGAGTACGTAGACGTACAGACCGCCCTTGTATTTACAGAACAGAATCCATTCAAACTGTTCAAAACACTGGAAAAGAGCAAGAGCCCATCCCCAATCAAAGCAGGTACTATTGCACCTCGCGATATTATCGTCGAAAAGGGACCAACATCATTCCCACCAGGCCCAATACTCGGAGATATGCAGGCAGCAGGAATCCCTGCAGCTATCGACGGTGGCAAGGTGGTAATCAGAGAGACTAAAGCCGTAGCAAAGGAAGGCGAAGCAGTTTCACAGAAACTTGCTGCAATGCTTACAAGACTTGAGATCTACCCAATGGAAGTAGGTCTTGACCTCAGAGCAGCCTTTGAGAACGGAATGATCTTCACACCAGATGTACTGGCTATCGACGAAGACAAATTCTTCTCAGACATTGTGTTGGCAACACAGCAGGCATTCAACACATCCGTGTTCGCAGCATACCCAACAGAAGAGAACATCAAGACACTCATTGCAAAAGCAACAACAGAGTCACGCAACCTTGGTGTCGAAGCAGTGGTACTGGAACCAGGAATTGTCGATCTGCTCCTTGGAAAAGCACAGTTGGAGATGCTCTCAGTCGCATCCGCTGCATCTGCTAACAATGAAGACGCAGTTGACGATGAACTGAAGGAAGCACTCGGTGCAGCAGCAAGCGCAGCAGCCGCGGCAGTTGTAACAGAGACTGTTGAAGCAGAAGAGAAGGAAGAAGAACAGGAAGAAGAGGCATCAGAAGAAGATGGCATGGCCGGACTTGGAGCACTCTTCGGATAA
- the rpl12p gene encoding 50S ribosomal protein P1 produces the protein MEYIYAALLLFKAGKDITEEAVTAVLQAAGVEVSDARAKALVAALDGVDIEEAMATAAVAAAPAAAAPAAAEAAPAEEAAAEEEEDASEESGMAGLGALFG, from the coding sequence ATGGAATACATATATGCAGCACTTTTACTCTTTAAAGCAGGTAAAGACATTACAGAAGAAGCAGTAACAGCAGTACTTCAGGCAGCAGGCGTTGAAGTAAGCGATGCACGTGCAAAGGCACTTGTCGCAGCTCTTGATGGCGTAGACATCGAGGAAGCAATGGCAACCGCAGCAGTAGCAGCAGCACCAGCAGCAGCAGCACCAGCAGCAGCTGAGGCAGCTCCAGCAGAAGAAGCAGCAGCTGAAGAAGAAGAAGATGCATCAGAAGAGAGCGGCATGGCTGGTCTCGGAGCACTTTTCGGATAA
- a CDS encoding class I SAM-dependent methyltransferase, with product MNHTKGNYFGWLFGGKHYDFFATILGFGNAYYNQVAEILPLENGMSVLDLGCGTESVGIAISRYHRRDVEIHGVDLSGTQLDYAAVKGTRSGIDLNLYRGSMDLLPFNDGSFDLVVTSVAFCETTSEVRKGAIMEASRVLKDKGFFAIVDCAKPILGLDTVMMLPFFMFKETAESWNNHYPEICRENDLILEKEVYIKSYVKCQLFRKAD from the coding sequence ATAAATCACACAAAGGGAAATTATTTTGGGTGGTTATTTGGTGGGAAGCACTATGATTTTTTTGCAACTATTCTCGGATTTGGTAATGCATATTACAATCAGGTAGCTGAAATTCTGCCACTTGAAAACGGGATGTCTGTCCTTGACCTGGGATGTGGTACCGAGTCTGTTGGTATTGCAATTTCCAGATATCATAGAAGGGATGTGGAAATCCATGGAGTTGACCTGTCAGGTACTCAGCTGGATTATGCAGCTGTTAAAGGCACAAGATCAGGTATTGATCTGAATCTTTATAGGGGCTCAATGGATCTGTTGCCTTTCAATGATGGATCATTTGATCTTGTAGTTACATCAGTGGCTTTCTGTGAAACAACATCCGAGGTTAGAAAAGGAGCTATTATGGAAGCTTCACGCGTGCTAAAGGATAAAGGTTTTTTTGCGATTGTGGATTGTGCAAAACCAATTCTTGGTCTGGATACAGTGATGATGCTTCCGTTCTTTATGTTCAAGGAAACAGCTGAAAGCTGGAATAACCATTATCCTGAAATTTGTAGGGAAAACGATCTGATTCTTGAAAAAGAGGTCTATATCAAATCCTATGTAAAATGCCAGCTTTTCAGGAAAGCTGATTAA
- a CDS encoding ABC1 kinase family protein: MFRKIRRYITIFRVFSKYNLFSLIYSEVNQYYVSNRRNPCVLDSKNRENAVKLRKAMEELGPTFIKLGQILSKRPDIVPAIYIEELGNLQDNVNPLEFDKMKVAFEGFSCSIGTEEINDSLEHSNFDILSIFDEFNTEPIACASIAQVYEAKLDGKRVAVKITRPNLIETINLDLAILYDLRPLIVRMIGLGKNFDIGSFLYEFRELLNRELDLSNEARNIKRFAENFEDVKEVHVPYIYDDYSNENVLVMDYMEGVTIRKLSGVTPEKKKWYADIVSKSYLKQVYLDGFYHADPHSSNIILQEDGIAYIDFGAVGIIDDELRRNMLNLFYGIYKKRLDVVFESFMKITGVNKEDVNVRRFKLDLDDIISKQNYSSGERQSDNYATLALKYDLSLPSEFSTLERALILIEANCLELDPKFNLLENAKPVIIKVLMKRYSPFEAFEYLQLEGDRYLEIIKELPQGVNDVIETIRGYKIERFEKKTDEIRKYKTIDSISKYTFLLGIFLASSYFAISGEGYLPLMGIIGFICAIFLFAVMFVKNS, from the coding sequence ATGTTCAGGAAAATCCGCAGATACATTACTATCTTCAGGGTATTCTCAAAATACAACCTTTTCAGCCTTATATACAGTGAGGTCAACCAATATTATGTTTCCAACAGGAGAAATCCATGCGTTCTGGATTCCAAAAACAGGGAAAATGCTGTTAAACTCAGGAAAGCCATGGAGGAACTCGGTCCTACTTTCATAAAGCTGGGTCAGATCTTGAGTAAAAGGCCTGACATTGTTCCTGCTATATACATAGAGGAACTCGGGAACCTTCAGGATAATGTCAATCCACTTGAATTTGATAAAATGAAGGTGGCATTTGAAGGTTTCAGTTGTAGTATTGGTACTGAAGAGATCAACGATTCCCTTGAACATTCTAATTTTGATATTCTGAGTATTTTTGATGAATTCAACACTGAACCAATTGCTTGTGCTTCAATTGCTCAGGTCTATGAAGCTAAACTCGATGGAAAAAGAGTTGCTGTAAAGATTACAAGACCTAATTTGATAGAGACTATCAATCTTGATCTTGCAATACTTTATGACCTCAGACCTCTGATTGTAAGGATGATAGGTCTGGGTAAGAATTTTGATATCGGTTCTTTCCTTTATGAGTTCAGGGAACTCCTGAATCGTGAGCTTGACCTTAGTAATGAGGCAAGGAACATCAAGCGTTTTGCAGAGAACTTTGAGGATGTGAAGGAGGTCCATGTTCCGTATATTTATGATGATTATTCCAATGAGAATGTGCTTGTTATGGATTATATGGAAGGTGTTACCATCAGGAAACTTTCAGGAGTTACTCCTGAAAAGAAGAAATGGTATGCAGATATTGTCAGTAAGAGCTACCTGAAGCAAGTCTATCTTGATGGCTTTTACCATGCCGATCCTCACAGTTCCAACATTATATTGCAGGAAGATGGTATTGCATACATTGATTTTGGGGCAGTTGGCATAATTGATGATGAACTGCGCCGCAATATGCTAAATCTTTTCTACGGTATCTACAAGAAGAGACTTGATGTTGTTTTTGAATCTTTCATGAAGATCACGGGAGTAAATAAGGAAGATGTCAACGTACGTCGCTTCAAACTTGATCTTGATGATATAATATCCAAGCAGAATTATTCATCCGGCGAACGCCAGAGCGATAATTATGCAACACTTGCCCTTAAGTATGATCTCTCCTTGCCAAGCGAGTTCTCAACACTTGAAAGAGCATTAATTCTAATTGAAGCAAACTGTCTTGAACTGGATCCAAAATTCAACCTTCTGGAAAATGCAAAGCCTGTAATTATCAAGGTTTTGATGAAACGCTATTCGCCATTTGAGGCTTTCGAGTACTTGCAACTTGAAGGGGATAGGTATCTGGAAATTATCAAGGAATTGCCTCAGGGTGTCAATGATGTTATTGAAACCATCAGGGGCTATAAGATTGAGAGATTTGAAAAGAAGACCGATGAGATCAGGAAGTACAAGACAATTGATTCAATTTCCAAATATACCTTCCTTCTTGGTATTTTTCTTGCGTCTTCATACTTTGCGATTAGTGGCGAAGGTTACCTGCCATTAATGGGTATCATAGGATTTATCTGTGCTATATTCCTGTTTGCAGTTATGTTTGTAAAGAACTCCTGA
- a CDS encoding energy-coupling factor ABC transporter ATP-binding protein: MTEKPIVQLKGVSYFYANSKTKALDNVDLDLYPGEKIAILGANGAGKSTLFRHLNGILKPASGEVLVKGEQISKKNIRTVRQTVGIVFQNPDDQILAPTIEQDVAFGPINMGLDEEEVERRVKKALELVNLSGFEERSPHHLSGGQKKLVAIAGVLAMQPEVVVLDEPTAGLDPQSAENIMKIIDGMNRKFGITVILSTHDVDIVPLFADVVYVMHHGRIEARGTAKEIFKKHQVLENAHLRMPRIAEVFELLQESGFDADIKITPPDARDEIIRLINEK; encoded by the coding sequence ATGACCGAAAAACCTATAGTTCAATTAAAAGGAGTATCCTATTTTTACGCAAACAGCAAGACAAAGGCTCTTGATAATGTAGACCTTGACCTTTATCCCGGAGAAAAGATAGCAATTCTCGGAGCAAATGGAGCCGGCAAATCCACCCTTTTCAGACACCTGAACGGCATATTAAAACCTGCCTCAGGAGAAGTCCTTGTAAAAGGAGAGCAAATCTCAAAGAAAAACATCAGGACCGTTCGCCAGACTGTAGGTATTGTGTTCCAGAATCCTGACGATCAGATACTTGCACCCACAATTGAGCAGGATGTTGCTTTCGGACCCATAAACATGGGTCTTGACGAAGAAGAAGTTGAGAGAAGAGTAAAGAAAGCACTTGAACTGGTGAACCTTTCAGGTTTTGAGGAACGTTCCCCGCACCACCTAAGCGGAGGGCAGAAGAAACTCGTGGCTATAGCAGGCGTACTTGCAATGCAACCCGAAGTGGTTGTACTTGATGAACCAACTGCAGGACTTGACCCCCAAAGCGCCGAGAATATAATGAAAATTATTGATGGCATGAACAGGAAATTCGGAATAACCGTAATCCTTTCAACCCATGATGTTGACATTGTGCCTCTTTTTGCGGATGTGGTCTATGTGATGCATCACGGACGGATAGAAGCCAGAGGAACTGCAAAGGAAATATTCAAAAAGCACCAGGTACTCGAAAATGCACACCTGAGAATGCCACGCATTGCAGAAGTGTTTGAATTACTTCAGGAATCCGGATTTGATGCAGATATAAAAATAACACCACCGGATGCAAGAGACGAAATTATCCGCCTCATCAATGAAAAATAA
- the cbiQ gene encoding cobalt ECF transporter T component CbiQ encodes MKITLTDIEREAYKDSPVHRLDGRTKILALLAIIIFAVSLPRMDEANFTKLAILELYIVLLMAIAKLNPLYSLLRILSILPFGLAIVLIQPFVRQPFIETFTIYPVDLPLGLTMTYEGITFGIILLAKYIVCITAIVLISSTMKMNDMVSSARRLGMPAEFTLILSMMVRYLFVFWIILKRIRVAQKTRLFYMWNKDVPRKWILEQVAYTISSLFIRSYEQGERTYISMLCRGYSSTNKVYVHKNKIKTSDILFSLITIGTIIMAFAA; translated from the coding sequence ATGAAGATCACACTCACTGATATTGAAAGGGAAGCATATAAGGACAGCCCGGTCCACAGGCTTGACGGAAGAACAAAGATACTTGCACTCCTTGCCATAATCATTTTTGCAGTCAGTCTTCCGCGCATGGATGAAGCCAATTTCACAAAACTCGCAATACTGGAACTTTATATCGTACTCCTGATGGCAATTGCAAAACTTAATCCATTATACTCTCTTTTAAGGATTCTCTCAATATTGCCTTTCGGACTTGCAATTGTCCTTATACAACCTTTTGTAAGGCAACCCTTTATTGAAACATTCACGATCTACCCAGTAGACCTGCCGCTTGGACTCACTATGACCTATGAAGGCATAACATTCGGCATTATACTGCTTGCCAAGTACATAGTTTGCATCACAGCCATTGTCCTCATATCATCTACAATGAAGATGAATGACATGGTTAGCTCTGCAAGACGCCTCGGAATGCCCGCAGAGTTCACACTTATACTATCAATGATGGTGAGGTACCTTTTCGTATTCTGGATAATTCTCAAGCGTATAAGGGTTGCACAGAAAACACGGCTGTTCTATATGTGGAATAAAGATGTACCACGTAAATGGATTCTCGAACAGGTTGCATATACCATCAGTTCATTGTTCATTCGTTCATACGAACAGGGCGAGCGTACCTATATCAGCATGCTATGCAGAGGTTATTCCAGCACCAATAAAGTATACGTTCACAAGAACAAAATAAAAACAAGTGACATACTGTTTTCGCTAATTACCATCGGAACAATAATTATGGCTTTTGCAGCCTGA
- a CDS encoding PDGLE domain-containing protein has translation MSVAASSNMNMKFLYAGIAIALLIAIAAPFLASPDPDGLESAAGSIVEESKLAGMEESAPFVESPMPDYSIEGQGKMGEVAAVVAGTILVLGISFVLGKAAKKN, from the coding sequence ATGAGTGTGGCTGCAAGTTCCAACATGAACATGAAATTCCTTTATGCAGGAATTGCTATTGCCTTGTTGATCGCCATTGCTGCTCCTTTCCTGGCCTCTCCTGATCCTGATGGTCTTGAAAGTGCAGCGGGAAGCATTGTGGAAGAATCAAAATTAGCTGGAATGGAAGAATCAGCTCCTTTTGTAGAGTCTCCAATGCCGGATTACTCAATTGAAGGGCAGGGCAAGATGGGAGAAGTAGCCGCAGTTGTTGCAGGTACTATCCTTGTTCTTGGTATCAGTTTTGTATTGGGAAAAGCAGCGAAAAAGAACTGA
- the cbiM gene encoding cobalt transporter CbiM: MHIPDSFIPMGQAIVYWVIALPFIFMSLKWARKELDDMKVPILAALAAGIFAIQALNIPIGMGTSGHMVGAVLVSIIFGSPMAGVLVLTLVLLVQGFVFGDGGITTMGANILNMGVISGFTGYYLFVALKNKTGIKAASFVGAWIGLLISALTCAVEMSIAGTFPLVAGLATMGLYHLIIGFIGEGLITAIVITAIEKSRPDLLDSSVTNAKGVRA; the protein is encoded by the coding sequence ATGCATATTCCGGATTCCTTTATACCAATGGGTCAGGCAATCGTCTACTGGGTGATTGCTCTACCTTTCATATTTATGTCCCTTAAATGGGCTAGAAAAGAACTTGATGACATGAAAGTACCTATTCTTGCAGCTCTTGCAGCAGGTATATTCGCGATACAGGCATTGAACATTCCAATTGGAATGGGAACCAGTGGTCACATGGTCGGTGCAGTCCTTGTCTCCATTATATTCGGAAGCCCTATGGCAGGTGTTCTTGTACTTACACTTGTACTTCTGGTTCAGGGTTTCGTCTTTGGTGACGGTGGTATCACGACAATGGGTGCAAACATCTTAAATATGGGTGTCATATCCGGCTTTACAGGATATTACCTGTTTGTTGCACTGAAGAATAAGACTGGTATCAAAGCAGCTTCATTCGTAGGAGCCTGGATCGGTCTTCTGATTTCTGCTCTTACCTGTGCAGTTGAAATGTCAATTGCAGGTACATTCCCTCTGGTAGCAGGACTTGCAACAATGGGTCTTTACCATCTGATAATCGGCTTTATCGGTGAAGGTCTTATCACAGCAATTGTAATAACTGCGATTGAAAAATCAAGACCTGATCTGCTTGATTCATCGGTTACAAATGCAAAAGGTGTGAGGGCATGA